In one Parageobacillus genomosp. 1 genomic region, the following are encoded:
- a CDS encoding M48 family metallopeptidase produces MKKLVYWALAVYVLYGIGMAWYLLVVADISIPPQWKGTSADPATFLTPKELKLSEEYSRWKDLLFFLSVPYEWLIYFGLLAFGVAQALRTWVEQTAKWFPVQSALYAFWLSLIITALSLPIQFAGYHLSRTYGVSTQSLASWFRDRLTDFFVHTVLLVLIAATLYWLIRRFERRWWLYAWMLCVPFMIFFMFIQPVVIDPLYNEFYPLKDKKLEAKILALASEANIPAEHVFEVNMSEKTNALNAYVTGIGSHARIVLWDTTLQRLNEDEVLFIMAHEMGHYVMKHIYWGLAGYIVLALFGLWLVSKLIRWSLGRWGRRIGIRRLSDIASFPLLLLLVSLLSFAASPLVNAVSRYEEHAADKYAIELTKNTDAAISSFQKLTKAGLSEVNPPLLVKLFRYTHPTMLERIVFLEEYAPPLREKR; encoded by the coding sequence ATGAAAAAATTAGTCTATTGGGCGCTTGCCGTTTATGTGCTGTACGGGATCGGCATGGCATGGTATTTGCTTGTTGTCGCCGATATATCGATCCCGCCGCAGTGGAAAGGAACAAGCGCGGATCCTGCCACATTTCTAACGCCGAAAGAGCTAAAGTTAAGCGAGGAATATTCGCGGTGGAAAGATTTGTTGTTTTTTCTTTCTGTTCCGTACGAATGGCTAATCTATTTTGGATTGTTGGCATTTGGTGTCGCCCAGGCGCTGCGAACATGGGTAGAGCAGACGGCGAAATGGTTTCCTGTACAATCGGCTCTGTATGCGTTTTGGCTGTCTTTGATTATCACAGCGCTTTCGCTTCCCATCCAATTTGCCGGCTATCATCTTTCCCGCACCTATGGCGTCAGCACGCAATCGTTAGCAAGCTGGTTTCGCGACAGGCTGACCGATTTTTTCGTCCATACCGTGCTGCTTGTTTTGATTGCGGCGACATTGTATTGGCTGATTCGCCGTTTTGAGCGGCGCTGGTGGCTGTATGCGTGGATGCTGTGTGTGCCGTTTATGATTTTTTTTATGTTCATTCAGCCAGTTGTCATTGATCCGTTATATAACGAGTTTTATCCATTGAAGGATAAAAAGCTAGAAGCAAAAATTTTAGCGTTGGCAAGCGAAGCGAATATTCCTGCCGAGCATGTATTTGAGGTAAATATGTCAGAGAAAACGAATGCGTTAAACGCCTATGTCACCGGAATCGGTTCCCACGCGCGCATCGTGCTGTGGGATACGACATTGCAGCGGCTTAATGAAGATGAAGTGTTGTTTATCATGGCCCATGAAATGGGGCATTATGTGATGAAACATATTTATTGGGGGCTTGCCGGTTATATTGTTTTGGCGCTTTTTGGACTGTGGCTCGTCAGCAAGCTGATAAGATGGAGCCTTGGCCGATGGGGAAGGCGCATCGGAATCCGACGGTTGAGCGATATCGCTTCTTTTCCATTGCTGTTGCTTCTAGTTTCATTGCTTAGTTTTGCCGCCAGTCCGCTTGTGAATGCGGTGTCGCGCTATGAAGAACACGCGGCGGACAAGTACGCAATTGAACTGACAAAGAATACAGATGCGGCGATTTCTTCGTTTCAAAAGCTGACAAAAGCAGGGTTAAGCGAAGTCAATCCACCGCTTCTCGTGAAGCTGTTTCGCTATACGCACCCAACGATGCTAGAGCGAATCGTCTTTTTGGAAGAGTATGCGCCGCCTTTGCGGGAAAAGCGATGA
- the aceA gene encoding isocitrate lyase, whose amino-acid sequence MASFEERVKQLEESWKNEERWRGIVRPYSAEDVIKLRGSIDIEYTLARRGAEKLWKLLNTEDYVNALGALTGNQAVQQVKAGLKAIYLSGWQVAADANLAGQMYPDQSLYPANSVPHVVKRINQALQRADQIQYLEGSGDIDYFAPIVADAEAGFGGQLNVFELMKAMIEAGAAGVHFEDQLSSEKKCGHLGGKVLLPTQTAVRNLIAARLAADVMGVPTVLIARTDANAANLITSDVDPYDQEFITGERTPEGFYRTRAGLDQAIARGLAYAPYADLIWCETSEPNLEEARRFAEAIHEKFPGKLLAYNCSPSFNWKKKLDDETIAKFQKELGKMGYKFQFVTLAGFHTLNYSMFELARGYKERGMAAYAELQQAEFAAEKYGYTATKHQREVGTGYFDEVAQVISGGQSSTVALKGSTEEEQFTTA is encoded by the coding sequence ATGGCGAGTTTTGAAGAACGTGTCAAACAATTAGAAGAAAGCTGGAAAAATGAAGAACGCTGGAGAGGAATCGTCCGTCCGTACAGCGCCGAAGATGTTATTAAATTGCGCGGTTCGATTGATATCGAATATACATTGGCGCGCCGCGGAGCAGAGAAACTTTGGAAATTGTTAAATACAGAAGATTATGTTAATGCGCTTGGTGCGTTAACTGGAAATCAAGCAGTTCAGCAAGTAAAAGCGGGATTAAAAGCGATTTATTTAAGCGGCTGGCAGGTGGCGGCAGATGCAAACCTTGCCGGACAAATGTATCCGGACCAAAGCTTATATCCGGCAAATAGCGTACCGCATGTGGTGAAGCGGATTAATCAAGCGCTGCAGCGCGCCGATCAAATTCAATATTTGGAAGGAAGCGGAGATATCGATTATTTCGCACCGATTGTCGCCGATGCAGAAGCTGGTTTTGGCGGTCAATTAAACGTATTTGAATTAATGAAAGCGATGATTGAGGCGGGTGCAGCCGGCGTCCACTTTGAAGATCAGCTTTCTTCGGAGAAAAAATGCGGCCACTTAGGCGGAAAAGTGCTGCTTCCAACGCAAACAGCGGTACGTAACTTAATTGCGGCACGTCTTGCAGCAGATGTCATGGGGGTACCGACCGTGTTAATTGCTCGTACGGATGCAAATGCGGCGAATTTAATTACGAGTGATGTTGATCCGTACGACCAAGAATTTATTACTGGCGAGCGGACGCCAGAAGGCTTTTACCGCACGAGAGCAGGGCTTGACCAAGCGATTGCCCGCGGCTTAGCGTATGCGCCATATGCCGATTTAATCTGGTGCGAAACAAGCGAGCCAAACTTAGAAGAAGCGCGTCGTTTTGCAGAAGCGATTCATGAAAAATTCCCAGGCAAATTACTTGCTTACAACTGCTCGCCATCATTTAACTGGAAGAAAAAATTGGACGACGAAACGATTGCCAAATTCCAAAAAGAACTTGGAAAAATGGGTTACAAGTTCCAATTCGTTACACTTGCTGGTTTCCATACATTAAACTACAGCATGTTCGAATTGGCACGCGGATACAAAGAGCGTGGTATGGCGGCATACGCAGAATTGCAACAAGCGGAATTTGCTGCAGAAAAATATGGTTACACAGCTACGAAACATCAGCGCGAAGTTGGTACCGGCTACTTCGACGAAGTAGCACAAGTGATTTCCGGCGGTCAATCATCAACGGTTGCGCTAAAAGGTTCGACGGAAGAAGAGCAATTTACGACGGCATAA
- a CDS encoding AzlD domain-containing protein, which produces MHSTIVWMIIGMGIVTYIPRMLPLVVLQRVKLPPFWQGVLKNVPSATLGALIVPGIFFIHKDIWFGILGFISAFVAAWLGANVILVVLVSVAVLSVYALLG; this is translated from the coding sequence ATGCATAGCACAATCGTTTGGATGATTATCGGCATGGGGATAGTGACATACATTCCACGTATGCTTCCGCTTGTCGTGTTGCAGCGCGTCAAGCTGCCGCCGTTTTGGCAAGGGGTATTAAAAAACGTTCCATCCGCGACGTTAGGAGCGCTCATCGTTCCAGGCATCTTTTTCATTCATAAAGACATCTGGTTTGGCATTCTTGGGTTTATAAGCGCATTTGTCGCGGCATGGCTCGGCGCGAACGTTATTCTTGTCGTGCTTGTGTCTGTCGCGGTATTAAGCGTGTATGCGTTGCTTGGATGA
- a CDS encoding SCO family protein: MKKLYLSLISLFIICVGAGILYFTVYKQAKMGLPDDVVMETAWGDEYHFNEMKPKIRLLEFMYTNCPDICPNTTFQMTKLRSKLEQAHVFGKKVEFITITIDPKRDTPEKLRTYAKTFGVTNAQQGWMFLRGSEADTKKVADAFDFQYRDPGNGMLIHTTLTYLLDENGRVIEQFGMGKNRFHVQEVYETIMDELQ; encoded by the coding sequence GTGAAAAAATTGTATTTATCATTAATCAGCTTGTTTATTATTTGCGTCGGTGCCGGCATCCTTTATTTCACCGTATACAAACAGGCAAAAATGGGGCTGCCTGATGATGTAGTGATGGAAACAGCTTGGGGAGATGAGTATCATTTTAACGAAATGAAACCGAAAATCCGCTTGCTGGAATTTATGTATACAAACTGCCCGGATATTTGCCCAAATACAACCTTTCAAATGACGAAATTGCGTTCGAAACTGGAACAAGCGCACGTTTTTGGCAAAAAGGTCGAGTTTATCACGATTACGATCGACCCGAAGCGCGATACTCCTGAAAAACTGCGGACGTACGCAAAAACATTCGGCGTGACCAACGCCCAGCAAGGCTGGATGTTTTTACGCGGAAGCGAAGCCGATACGAAAAAGGTAGCCGACGCTTTCGACTTTCAATATCGCGACCCCGGCAACGGTATGCTGATCCATACGACATTAACCTATTTATTAGATGAAAACGGACGCGTTATCGAACAGTTTGGCATGGGGAAAAATCGCTTTCACGTACAGGAAGTGTACGAAACGATTATGGATGAGCTTCAGTAA
- a CDS encoding AzlC family ABC transporter permease, producing the protein METTLAAGKASLFRQGMQAGVSIAIGYMPIALTFGLFAKTTGLTLAETVLMSVIVFAGASQYIALNLLSIGTGTFEIVLTTFILNIRHFLMSASLNEKAEPDLLWKKALYAFGITDETFSVAAMKEGSVTASYMFGLILMSYGSWVVNSGIGHLVGANLPQSLKESMSVALYAMFIGLLVPSLKKQRKTIWLAGMAAIINSLCVLALHISKGWSVVIATLTAAIIVQWLAKESGEEENA; encoded by the coding sequence GTGGAAACGACATTGGCAGCGGGCAAAGCGTCGCTGTTCCGCCAAGGGATGCAAGCAGGCGTGAGCATCGCAATCGGTTATATGCCGATAGCGCTGACGTTCGGGCTGTTCGCAAAAACAACGGGACTAACGCTCGCGGAAACGGTGCTGATGAGCGTCATTGTGTTTGCTGGTGCTTCCCAGTACATTGCGTTAAACTTGCTTTCCATTGGCACGGGGACGTTTGAAATAGTGCTGACAACGTTTATTTTAAATATTCGCCACTTTCTCATGTCCGCTTCGCTAAACGAAAAAGCGGAGCCGGATTTGCTTTGGAAAAAGGCGCTTTATGCGTTTGGCATTACGGACGAAACGTTTTCCGTGGCGGCGATGAAAGAAGGGTCTGTGACCGCTTCTTACATGTTTGGACTTATTTTGATGTCATATGGCAGCTGGGTGGTGAATTCGGGCATCGGCCATCTTGTCGGTGCCAACTTGCCGCAAAGCTTGAAAGAGAGCATGTCGGTTGCGCTATACGCGATGTTTATCGGCCTGCTTGTCCCATCTTTGAAAAAACAGCGGAAAACGATTTGGCTTGCCGGAATGGCCGCAATCATCAATTCACTGTGCGTGCTTGCGCTGCATATTTCCAAAGGCTGGTCGGTCGTGATCGCGACGTTAACGGCGGCGATCATTGTTCAATGGCTGGCGAAAGAAAGCGGGGAAGAAGAGAATGCATAG
- a CDS encoding adenine deaminase C-terminal domain-containing protein → MFTHEIVYGQLERLHQSLKDIGSPTSFNPFVTLSFLVWPVIPELKMTDRGLFDVKRFQHISVEAR, encoded by the coding sequence GTGTTTACACATGAAATCGTATATGGACAGCTTGAACGATTGCATCAGTCGTTGAAAGATATCGGCTCACCGACATCATTTAATCCGTTCGTCACGTTATCCTTTCTGGTATGGCCAGTGATTCCAGAGCTGAAAATGACGGATCGTGGCTTATTTGATGTCAAAAGGTTTCAACATATTTCGGTTGAAGCACGATGA
- the dat gene encoding D-amino-acid transaminase, protein MTLKLYVLTEKQFLPRHEVTYPMEERGLQFGDGVYEVARIYQGTYFLLEEHIDRLYRSAAAIRLSVPFEKDVLMEKLELLREMNNVKEDAILYLQVTRGSFPRNHAFPAENRPNLYAYIREMPRKMQEIETGVRTILTKDVRWEYCYIKSLNLLPNVLAKQEAVERQAFEAILHRDGIITEGSSSNIFLVKEGKVYTHPATERILNGIVRMKVKQFCSELGIPLVEEAFSINDIAEADEIFLTSTTSSIIPIIQVEEQVVGDGKPGEVTRKLQAAYEKAAGLAVKSGK, encoded by the coding sequence ATGACATTAAAGCTGTACGTACTAACGGAAAAACAATTTCTCCCCCGTCATGAAGTAACCTACCCAATGGAAGAACGGGGATTGCAGTTTGGCGATGGTGTTTATGAAGTCGCGCGCATCTATCAAGGAACGTATTTTTTGCTTGAGGAGCATATCGACCGCCTATACCGTTCCGCGGCGGCGATTCGCCTTTCTGTTCCTTTTGAAAAAGATGTGCTGATGGAAAAGCTGGAACTGCTGCGGGAAATGAACAATGTGAAAGAAGACGCGATTCTCTATCTTCAGGTGACAAGAGGGAGCTTCCCGCGCAACCACGCGTTTCCGGCGGAGAACCGTCCGAATTTGTACGCCTATATTCGGGAAATGCCAAGAAAAATGCAGGAAATCGAAACCGGAGTGCGGACGATTTTGACAAAAGATGTCCGCTGGGAATATTGCTACATTAAAAGTTTAAACTTGCTGCCAAACGTGCTCGCCAAACAGGAAGCCGTGGAGCGACAAGCGTTTGAAGCCATCCTTCACCGCGACGGCATCATTACCGAAGGCAGCTCTTCGAATATTTTCTTAGTTAAAGAGGGAAAAGTATACACCCATCCGGCGACAGAGCGTATTTTAAACGGCATTGTTCGCATGAAAGTAAAGCAATTTTGCAGCGAGCTTGGCATTCCATTAGTAGAAGAAGCGTTTTCTATTAACGATATCGCCGAAGCGGACGAAATATTTCTCACCAGCACCACGTCATCGATTATTCCAATCATCCAAGTCGAAGAACAAGTCGTTGGCGATGGCAAACCGGGAGAGGTGACGAGAAAGCTGCAGGCTGCTTATGAAAAAGCGGCGGGTCTTGCCGTTAAAAGCGGAAAATAA